One genomic segment of Synechocystis sp. LKSZ1 includes these proteins:
- a CDS encoding asparaginase yields MSRGKRPYGPQIEVHLLREGIVESIHQVEATVCDDRGRTLLVAGHADSTAFIRSALKPFQALAVTSTGTLERFGLTDKDLAIICSSHHGTTEQARQVFNILWRADIDPSALQCPTPEGAKTALQHNCSGKHAGMLAVCQQRNWPLNTYLRGSSPVQQLILDKISELLAMPGAELIGAHDDCGAPTYSMELAQMAHLYALLASGAQLDLERVVRAMTYYPHLVAADGSFDTELMRLMEGELVSKAGAEGIQCIARVGEGLGLAIKVKDGARRAKYAVAIHLLQQMGWIPPRVAEVLSDQFMTLSQYKRLEVVGELTML; encoded by the coding sequence ATGAGCAGAGGAAAACGTCCCTACGGCCCCCAGATTGAAGTCCACCTCCTGCGAGAAGGCATTGTTGAATCGATCCATCAAGTCGAGGCCACCGTTTGTGATGACCGCGGCCGGACATTGTTAGTCGCGGGCCATGCCGATAGTACGGCTTTTATTCGCTCGGCCCTCAAGCCCTTCCAGGCCCTGGCCGTCACCAGTACGGGAACCCTCGAGCGTTTTGGCCTAACCGACAAGGATTTAGCCATTATCTGTAGCTCCCACCACGGCACCACGGAGCAAGCACGGCAGGTCTTTAATATTCTCTGGCGGGCGGATATCGACCCCAGTGCTCTACAATGTCCCACTCCCGAAGGGGCCAAAACGGCCCTACAGCACAACTGTTCGGGAAAACATGCCGGTATGCTGGCGGTTTGTCAGCAACGCAATTGGCCCCTCAACACCTACCTGCGCGGTAGCAGTCCTGTCCAGCAACTAATCCTGGATAAAATTTCAGAACTCCTGGCCATGCCGGGGGCCGAGTTGATCGGGGCCCACGACGATTGCGGTGCTCCCACCTACTCCATGGAACTGGCCCAGATGGCCCATCTCTACGCCCTGCTGGCCTCGGGGGCCCAACTAGATCTAGAGCGCGTCGTTCGGGCTATGACCTACTATCCCCATCTAGTGGCTGCCGATGGTTCCTTTGATACGGAATTAATGCGACTCATGGAAGGGGAATTAGTGAGCAAGGCTGGGGCCGAAGGTATTCAATGTATCGCTCGGGTCGGGGAGGGCCTGGGCCTAGCGATTAAGGTTAAAGATGGAGCCCGACGGGCCAAGTACGCCGTGGCGATTCATCTCCTACAACAGATGGGCTGGATTCCTCCCCGCGTAGCAGAAGTCCTCTCGGATCAGTTTATGACCCTCAGCCAATATAAGCGTTTAGAAGTTGTGGGAGAATTAACAATGCTCTAG